A genomic region of Streptococcus suis contains the following coding sequences:
- the proB gene encoding glutamate 5-kinase — protein MTEKTIVFKVGTSSLTQENGSLDRIKIARITNQLAQLHQKGYQIVLVTSGSIAAGFRRLGFDKRPTKIAEKQASAAVGQGLLIEEYTQNLMKDGIVSAQILLTQDDFADARRYQNASQALQVLLKQRAIPIINENDTIAIEEIKVGDNDTLSAQVASLLKADLLVLLTDVDGLYTANPNSDPTAQHLPEIKEITEDLFAMAAGAGSSNGTGGMTTKLQAAQIATKSGVPVFICSSKEDTALLQAVTQANRGTLFLADDHAMNQRKQWMAFYARTDAAVEVDAGAVDAMLHQGRSLLATGVKALEGDFEVGQVVEVYSQADHRLIGKGRVKLSSKDLQDQLANGRAEGVLIHRNDWVSL, from the coding sequence ATGACAGAAAAAACAATTGTATTTAAGGTTGGGACAAGTTCTCTGACGCAAGAGAATGGCAGTCTGGACCGTATTAAGATTGCTCGGATTACCAATCAGCTGGCTCAGTTGCACCAGAAGGGCTACCAGATTGTGCTGGTGACTTCGGGGTCCATTGCTGCTGGTTTTCGGAGATTGGGATTTGACAAGCGACCGACTAAGATTGCGGAGAAACAGGCTTCTGCGGCTGTGGGTCAGGGGTTGCTGATTGAGGAATACACGCAAAATCTAATGAAAGACGGCATTGTATCGGCGCAGATTTTGCTGACCCAGGATGATTTTGCGGATGCCAGACGTTATCAGAATGCTTCTCAGGCCTTGCAGGTCTTGCTCAAGCAACGGGCTATTCCTATTATCAATGAAAATGATACCATTGCTATTGAGGAGATTAAGGTGGGGGATAACGATACTTTATCTGCCCAGGTGGCTTCTCTCTTGAAAGCAGACCTCTTGGTGCTTTTGACGGATGTGGATGGACTTTACACTGCCAATCCCAACAGTGATCCGACAGCCCAGCACTTGCCTGAAATCAAGGAAATTACGGAAGATTTGTTTGCCATGGCAGCAGGAGCAGGCTCGTCTAACGGAACAGGTGGCATGACCACAAAATTGCAAGCGGCACAGATTGCGACCAAGTCAGGAGTGCCCGTCTTTATCTGCTCTTCAAAAGAGGATACTGCTCTCTTACAGGCGGTCACCCAAGCCAACCGTGGCACACTCTTTTTAGCAGATGACCATGCCATGAACCAACGTAAGCAGTGGATGGCCTTCTATGCTCGGACAGACGCGGCGGTTGAAGTGGATGCAGGAGCAGTTGATGCTATGTTGCACCAGGGGCGCAGTTTGTTAGCTACTGGTGTCAAAGCCCTCGAAGGTGACTTTGAAGTGGGGCAGGTCGTAGAGGTTTATAGTCAAGCAGACCATCGTTTGATTGGTAAAGGGCGGGTTAAACTGTCCTCCAAAGACTTGCAGGACCAGTTGGCAAATGGCAGAGCAGAGGGCGTGTTGATTCACCGCAACGATTGGGTGAGCTTATAG
- a CDS encoding glutamate-5-semialdehyde dehydrogenase, giving the protein MTTTQALLDSLLTHKASINLATTEQKNQALSAMADQLVAQTEVILAGNAIDMENAQGKISQVMQDRLLLTAERIEAMADGIRALIGLPDPVGLVLEEFTRADGLNIRKKSIPFGLVGMIYESRPNVTSDAAALAIKSGNAVILRGGKEAFHSAQAIVTALKAGLEEAGLSPKVIELVQDTSRASATELMTAKGKIDLLVPRGGAGLIQAVVENATVPVIETGTGICHVYVDKDADLNKALRIVVNAKTSRPSVCNAAEVLLVHEAIASQFLPRLEEALAGQVELRADSQAQAFLNQATPAGDQDFDTEFLDYILAVKVVSSVEEAVSHIAQHSTGHSEAIVTENSQTADLFTLHVDSAAVYVNASTRFTDGGEFGLGCELGISTQKMHARGPMGLREMTTYKYIITGDGHIR; this is encoded by the coding sequence ATGACAACAACACAAGCATTATTAGATAGTTTATTGACTCACAAGGCCTCTATCAACCTTGCAACAACCGAACAGAAAAACCAGGCCCTGTCAGCTATGGCAGACCAGTTGGTTGCTCAGACTGAGGTAATTTTAGCTGGCAATGCCATTGATATGGAGAATGCCCAAGGCAAGATTAGCCAAGTCATGCAGGACCGTTTGCTCCTGACAGCTGAGCGGATTGAAGCTATGGCAGACGGCATTCGTGCCTTGATTGGCTTGCCAGATCCTGTTGGACTGGTCTTGGAAGAATTCACTCGGGCAGATGGCTTGAACATTCGCAAGAAATCCATTCCCTTTGGCTTGGTGGGAATGATTTATGAAAGTCGTCCAAATGTGACTTCAGACGCTGCAGCCTTGGCAATCAAGAGCGGAAACGCAGTCATTTTACGTGGTGGCAAGGAAGCCTTTCATTCGGCTCAGGCCATTGTCACAGCCCTCAAGGCTGGTTTGGAAGAGGCTGGTCTTTCTCCAAAGGTCATTGAGTTGGTCCAAGATACCAGCCGTGCCTCTGCGACGGAGTTGATGACTGCCAAAGGAAAGATTGACTTGTTGGTGCCACGTGGCGGTGCAGGACTCATTCAAGCTGTTGTAGAAAATGCGACTGTGCCAGTTATCGAAACAGGCACTGGTATCTGCCATGTCTATGTGGATAAGGATGCGGACTTGAACAAGGCCTTGCGGATTGTGGTTAATGCTAAAACCAGTCGTCCCTCAGTCTGCAATGCGGCGGAAGTCTTGCTAGTTCACGAAGCCATCGCCAGCCAATTCCTACCACGCTTGGAAGAAGCTCTGGCTGGTCAGGTGGAATTACGTGCTGACAGTCAGGCCCAGGCTTTTCTCAATCAAGCAACACCAGCAGGCGACCAAGATTTTGACACAGAATTTTTGGACTATATCTTGGCTGTCAAAGTCGTTTCAAGTGTAGAAGAGGCTGTCAGCCACATCGCCCAACACTCGACAGGGCACAGCGAGGCCATTGTGACGGAAAACAGCCAGACGGCTGACCTTTTCACACTCCATGTGGACTCGGCAGCCGTCTATGTCAATGCCTCGACCCGATTCACAGACGGAGGCGAGTTCGGTCTGGGCTGCGAGCTGGGCATTTCCACCCAGAAGATGCACGCCCGTGGTCCTATGGGCCTGCGTGAGATGACCACCTACAAGTACATCATCACAGGCGACGGCCATATTCGCTAG